A single window of Candidatus Omnitrophota bacterium DNA harbors:
- a CDS encoding diguanylate cyclase: protein MNLAELLKDHSDEIINSWAQTLKTSRFSSYEVRPLPELKRMCRECLEGCIVFMEKGDYNKIRAFIGKKARIRSAMGFRLSEIQKALYTLKESALLFIRVEYARDINKFDNALIELDKCLIKVIFEFSEIYQQEINSKLNEYVSQIEQFNRRLEHLSITDGLTDLYNHKYFQEMLIKELRRSERYERPLSLVMLDVDNFKLYNDSYGHISGDEILKKIARIFKAETRIIDIACRYGGEEFILILPETDVEKARIVTEKIRSFFTRQTGLTVSAGVAGVTEYPVNPQVLITRVDKALYRAKRSGKDRVYVFCESKNLDQQSLLSPKETDG, encoded by the coding sequence ATGAATTTGGCCGAACTGCTTAAAGATCATTCAGATGAGATAATCAATTCATGGGCGCAGACTTTAAAAACAAGCAGGTTCTCCAGTTATGAGGTCAGGCCCTTGCCTGAGCTTAAACGTATGTGCAGGGAATGCCTTGAAGGATGTATCGTTTTTATGGAGAAAGGGGATTATAACAAAATAAGAGCTTTTATCGGCAAGAAAGCCCGAATTCGTTCCGCAATGGGTTTTAGATTATCGGAAATTCAGAAGGCGCTTTATACTCTTAAAGAATCAGCCCTGTTGTTTATCAGGGTTGAATATGCCCGGGATATAAATAAATTTGACAATGCTCTTATTGAACTCGATAAATGTTTAATCAAAGTCATATTTGAATTTTCTGAGATTTATCAGCAGGAAATTAATTCGAAGCTGAATGAATATGTTTCTCAAATCGAACAGTTTAACCGCCGATTAGAACATCTTTCTATTACCGATGGACTGACCGATCTTTACAATCATAAGTATTTTCAAGAGATGTTGATTAAGGAACTAAGAAGGTCGGAGAGGTATGAACGTCCGCTCTCTCTGGTGATGCTTGATGTAGATAATTTCAAATTATATAACGACAGTTATGGACATATCAGCGGCGATGAAATATTAAAGAAGATAGCCCGGATATTTAAAGCCGAGACCAGAATTATAGATATCGCCTGCAGATACGGAGGAGAAGAGTTTATCTTGATTTTACCGGAAACAGACGTCGAGAAAGCCAGGATTGTAACCGAAAAAATCCGCAGTTTTTTTACCAGACAGACAGGGTTGACTGTAAGCGCGGGTGTGGCTGGAGTAACCGAATATCCGGTTAATCCTCAGGTATTGATTACCCGGGTGGATAAAGCGCTATACCGGGCAAAACGGTCCGGCAAGGACAGGGTTTATGTCTTTTGCGAGTCAAAAAATTTGGACCAACAATCATTGTTGTCACCAAAGGAAACTGATGGATAA
- a CDS encoding lysophospholipid acyltransferase family protein: MDKNKILKSKFLKELEYGSSRVMIKLLVLIASWMSLGSIRKLGNVLGDIGYFIVFRHRQRTIANMKLVYGDQKSLAEIKQMTRQIFRYLSRCGCEIVYFCSRDNIKSAVGLVNSVEGEQYLRQAQKEGKGIIIISAHMGNFMLVGRKLTNMGYKTATIMRQMKDEKLEKLFTKWRNEKMGQHTIPKLPLWKSVRQSLDWLGQGNILAMYIDQRSGSGVWVDFFGIPTLTATGAAVFALRTGAPVVPLVVVNRNNGFYKLIIEQPVKMDNTGERKKDIETNTARFTKIIEKYVRKYPTQWFWVHNRWKEKRP, from the coding sequence ATGGATAAAAATAAGATTTTAAAGTCCAAATTTCTTAAAGAATTGGAATATGGTTCAAGCCGGGTTATGATAAAATTGCTTGTCCTGATCGCATCCTGGATGTCTTTAGGGTCTATCAGAAAACTGGGCAATGTCTTGGGAGATATAGGATACTTTATTGTATTTAGGCATAGACAGCGGACTATTGCTAATATGAAACTGGTCTATGGAGATCAAAAAAGCTTAGCAGAGATCAAACAGATGACCCGGCAGATTTTTCGTTACTTAAGCCGCTGCGGCTGCGAAATAGTATATTTTTGTTCGCGTGATAACATAAAAAGCGCTGTGGGGTTAGTGAATTCTGTTGAGGGCGAGCAGTATTTAAGGCAGGCGCAAAAAGAAGGCAAAGGCATAATTATTATCAGCGCCCATATGGGAAATTTCATGCTTGTCGGAAGAAAGTTAACTAATATGGGATATAAGACAGCTACCATAATGCGCCAGATGAAGGATGAAAAATTGGAGAAGCTTTTTACAAAATGGAGAAATGAAAAAATGGGCCAGCATACCATACCCAAACTCCCGTTATGGAAATCGGTCAGGCAAAGTCTCGACTGGCTGGGACAGGGTAATATCCTGGCGATGTATATAGACCAGAGATCGGGAAGCGGGGTATGGGTTGATTTTTTCGGTATTCCTACCTTGACAGCCACCGGGGCAGCGGTATTTGCGCTTAGGACCGGCGCTCCGGTTGTGCCCCTGGTTGTTGTTAACCGTAATAATGGTTTTTATAAATTAATTATTGAGCAGCCGGTCAAGATGGATAATACGGGCGAGCGCAAAAAAGACATTGAGACCAATACCGCCAGATTCACCAAGATAATAGAGAAGTATGTCCGCAAATATCCTACTCAATGGTTCTGGGTTCATAACCGATGGAAAGAAAAAAGACCTTGA